The genomic segment ATGTGGGGGAGATAGCGACTCAGGAGATGGTGCTGGGATTTTATGTGAAATCCCATGGTCATATTTCAAGCAAGTTTGGGACAAGGCTAAGCATTGCGAACCCCAAGCATCAGGAATAGGCATGATATTTATGCCTAAAGACTTAAAAAATAGAGAACTAGCGAAAAAAATATGTGAGCAGGAAGCTGAGTCCTTAGGATTAACCTCCAAAGGATGGAGAGATGTTCCTGTTCATGAAGAAGTTTTAGGCAAACTTGCAAGGGAAAATGAACCTTTTATTACACAATGGATAGTTGATATTAAGGATAAAGAAATCAATCTTGAGGCTTTACTTTTCAGATTGAGGCAAAGGATTTCTAATCGAGCAAATATAGAATTAAAGGAAGATGAATTAGGTCTCTATATTTGCTCTTTAAGTAGCAAAACTATTGTTTATAAAGGAATGGTTAGATCTGAAATATTGGCTCCTTTCTATAATGATTTAAAAGACGATAGATTTGAAGTCTCATATGCTGTTTACCATAGAAGATTTAGTACAAATACATTACCTAAATGGCCTTTAGCTCAACCAATGAGACTTTTAGGTCATAATGGAGAAATAAATACATTACTCGGAAATATAAATTGGGCTAAAGCAACAGAAACAGATATAAGTTCTGTTTGGAAAGAAAATGCAAATGATCTAAAACCTATAGTCGATAATTTATATAGTGATTCAGCAAATCTTGATTTAAACCTTGAACTATTAGTTCGAAGTGGAAGGCCAATAACTGATAGTTTGTTAACACTTATTCCCGAAGCTTTTAGAGACCAGCCTGAATTAATCAATAAACCTGAAATAACTGCTTTTTATGAATATGCTGCAGGAACCCAAGAACCTTGGGATGGTCCAGCTTTAATAGTCTTTACTGACGGAACAAATATTGGAGCAACTCTTGATAGAAATGGTTTAAGACCAGCTCGCTATTGCATTACTAAAAATGGATATGTTGTTATGGGATCTGAAACAGGTGTTGTTGAATTAGAAGAAGATGTAATCCAAGAAAAAGGTCGTCTAGGTCCTGGTCAAATGCTTGCGGTAGATTTAGAAAGCAAGAGAATTTTACGAAACTGGGATGTTAAAGAAGAGTCAGCAAATAGATACCCATATTTAGATTGGTTAAAAGCAAATCGTATAAACCTTAACAACCAAAGTTGGGAAATAAATAATAAATTTGATAAGCAAAAATTGCTTCAATATCAAATTGCATTTGGCTTTAGTGCAGAAGATTTTGATTACATAATTAATAGCATGGCAGCAAATGCAAAAGAACCAACTTATTGCATGGGAGATGATATACCACTAGCAATACTTTCTAACAAATCACATATTCTTTACGACTATTTCAAACAGAGATTTGCACAAGTTACCAACCCACCAATTGATCCTCTTAGAGAAAAGCTAGTCACTAGCTTAGAGATGAATCTAGGGGTCAGGAAAGCGCCCTTGAGACCCAAAGAAGAGTCTGCAAGGCTAATTCATCTTGAATCTCCAATACTTAATGAAAAAGAATTAAATTCAATAAAAAATTCTGAACTTTCGTGTAAGCAAATATCGACTTTAATTCCTATTAACGATGATAAAATTATTCTCGAAGAAGGTCTCAAAAATCTATGTAAAGAAGCAGAAGATAGTGTAATCAATGGTAGAGAGATACTAATACTTTCGGATAGAGATATTAATCGAGAAAACTCTTACATTCCACCTCTTCTTGCGGTTGGTGCAGTTCATCATCATTTACTTAGAAAAGGGCTAAGACTAAAAACCTCGATAATTATAGATACAGCTCAATGCTGGAGTACTCATCACATTGCCTGTCTGATTGGATTTGGAGCAAGTGCAATTTGTCCTTGGCTGACATGGGAAACTACTCGCCATTGGTGGCAACTACCTAAAACTCAAAAACTTATTTCCGATGGGAAGTTATCTAATTTATCTATAGAGATTGCTCAAGATAATGTTAAGAAAGCAATGGAAGATGGATTAAGAAAAATACTTTCGAAGATAGGAATCTCAGTATTAGCAAGTTATCACGGAGCACAAATCTTTGAAGCTATAGGTATCGGTGCAGATTTAATTGATTTAGCTTTCAAGGGAACAACAAGTCGTATAGCAGGTCTAACTCTGAGCGAATTATCAATCGAAACAATTTCATTTCATAAAAAAGCTTTCCCCGAACTGGAGCAAAAAAAACTTGATTTTAATGGATTTGTTCAATATCGAAATAGCGGAGAATTTCATTTAAATAATCCAGAAATGTCAAAAATTCTTCATGCTGCAGTGAAAGCTGGGCCTGAATATGACCACTTCAAAACTTATCAACAACTTCTAGAAAATCGTCCCGCTACTACCCTCAGAGATCTCCTTACATTCAAAACAGCTACCCAGCCTTTACCCCTTGATCAAATAGAGAGTGTTGAGAATATTTGTCAAAGATTTTGCACCGGTGGAATGAGCCTAGGTGCCCTATCTAGGGAAGCGCATGAAGTTCTTGCAATAGCAATGAATAGGATTGGAGGCAAAAGTAATAGTGGTGAAGGAGGTGAGGATCCTGCAAGATTCAATGTCCTCGAGGATGTTGATGAAAATAATCAATCAAAAACATTACCTAATCTCAAAGGACTTTTAAATGGAGATACAGCATGTTCTGCAATTAAACAAATTGCCTCTGGCCGATTTGGTGTAACCCCTGAATATTTAACTAGCGGCAAGCAATTAGAAATCAAAGTAGCTCAAGGTGCAAAGCCTGGAGAAGGAGGACAATTACCTGGGCCAAAGGTTGATGAATACATAGCAAGGCTTCGTAATAGCAAGCCAGGAGTAGCTCTTATTTCTCCTCCTCCTCATCATGATATCTATTCCATAGAGGATCTTGCCCAACTTATTCATGACCTACATCAAATAAATCCAACTGCAAAAGTTAGTGTGAAATTAGTTGCTGAGATAGGGATTGGCACAATTGCAGGAGGAGTAGCTAAAGCCAATGCTGATGTCATCCAAATTTCAGGACATGATGGCGGTACGGGCGCATCTCCACTTAGTTCAATCAAACATGCTGGTTTGCCATGGGAACTTGGATTAACGGAAGTTCATCGCTCTTTATTAGAAAATGGTCTTCGCGAAAGGGTTTTATTAAGAGCAGATGGAGGTCTAAAGACAGGCTGGGATGTGGTCATAGCAGCTTTACTTGGAGCAGAAGAATATGGCTTTGGAACAGTCGCAATGATTGCCGAAGGTTGCATAATGGCGAGGATTTGCCACACAAACAAATGTCCAGTCGGTGTAGCAACTCAGCAAGAAGGCTTAAGAAAAAGATTCCCTGGATTACCTGAACATGTCGTTAACTTTTTCATCTTCGTAGCTGAGGAAGTCAGACAATTGATGAGTCAAGTTGGAGTAGCAAAAGTCGAGGATCTAATTGGAAGAACAGATCTATTAATCCCACGGAATATAGACTTAACAAAAACAAAAAAAGTTGACCTATCTAGCCTTCTCAAACCTATAGATAACCCAACAGATCGTTCATGGTTAAGCCACGAAATTGAAGCTCATAGCAATGGAGAGGTTCTTGAAAATGCCCTACTCAAAGATAAAGAAGTTTCTAATGCAATTCAAACTCAGGGAAGTATTACTAAAGAAATTCCTATTGTTAATACAGATAGAAGTGTTTGTGCACGAATCTCTGGAGAGATAGCTAAAAAATATGGAAATAAAGGTTTTAATGGGAATTTAAATTTGATATTTAAAGGTTCAGCGGGGCAAAGCTTTGGTGCATTTATTTTAAAAGGAATGAATATTTCTTTGATTGGAGAAGCTAATGATTATGTAGGAAAAGGCATTAACGGAGGTTCCATTACGATTGTTCCTGAAATTATTAATGACACATCTAACACTCAGGTGATACTTGGCAACACATGTCTATATGGAGCAACTGGTGGAAAATTATTCGCCCTTGGAATAGCTGGGGAACGTTTTGGTGTTCGCAATAGTGGAGCTCATGCTGTTATTGAAGGAGCTGGAGACCATTGTTGCGAATATATGACTGGAGGAGTAGTTGTTGTGCTTGGAAAAACTGGAAGAAATATAGGAGCAGGAATGACTGGAGGCATAGCTTTTATTCTTGATAAAAAAAATGAACTTGACTTAAGAATGAATAAAGAAATTGTTGAGGTCCATCCTCTAACTGCAACTAACCATGAACAATTCTTAAATGACTTAATTTATGAATATCATCAGAAAACGAAAAGTCCATTAGCACAAAAGATTCTCGCAGACTGGTCTTCATGGAAGGAATTATTTAAAGCAGTAGTTCCTCCAAGCGAAAAAAGTAAACTAGGTATTGAGGAAGTGCTTGAGAAAGCTACAATTTAGATAGACAAGAATGCCGATATTTATTAAGACAGAGAAGTTTAAAGATAAAACTTTAAAATTATCTAATAGTGAAAGGAAAAAATTCTTATTAATGCATAAAGAATGGGTCAAAGGTATTACTAACTCAGGCCATTACATCCATAGCGGATATTTAATAAATGACAAAAAGATGCCAGGCGGCGGCGGTTTATTAATTTTTGAAGCGAAGGACTTTTTAACAGCTAAAAAAATTGTAGAAAATGATCCAATGATTAAGTATGAGTTAGTTTCTTGGGATCTTCAAGAATGGATATCAATTGACGGAAGTCAACCAAAGTTTTCAAATTATCTTGGATGAGACATCATTAATTTTTTAACTTCTCCAGCGTGATAACTACTTCTAGTTAATGGTGAACTAATGACCTGTAAAAATCCTAATTTATTTTCTCCCTCAACACGATAACTATCAAATTGCGAAGGGGAAACAAATCTATTAACAGGTAAATGTTTTGGTCCTGGTGATAAATATTGCCCAATAGTTACTATATCAACTTTATTTAAATGGAGATCACTTAGAACACTCAAAATCTCATCATCTGTCTCCCCTAATCCAGCCATTAAACCTGATTTTGTATAGACTCTTGGCCAACCTTCCCGAACTCTTTTTAATAATTCTAAAGACCTTTCATATTTCCCTTGAGGTCTAACTCTTGGATATAGCCTCGGAACTGTCTCGATATTGTGATTAAGGACATTTGGCGCAGCATCCAAGATAACTTTCAAAGCATCCCAATTTCCGCAAAGATCTGGGATTAAGACTTCAATAGAAGTAAAAGGAGATTTACTTTGCACAGCCTTAATACATTTCAAAAATTGACTAGCGCCTCCATCTTCTAAATCATCACGATTAACGGAAGTTATGACGACATGCGTTAAGCCCATTCTGTAAACAGCTTCACCTAGACGATCAGGTTCTGATGGGTCTAAAAGCCTTTTTGAATTATCAAATGAAATATCGCAATAAGGACATTTTCTCGTGCAAGCAGGTCCCATTATTAAGAAAGTAGCAGTACCTCCTGCAAAACACTCTCCAATATTTGGACAACTTGCTTCCTGACAAACTGTATTGAGTTTTAAATCAACTAATAAATCAGCAACATTACCAATCCTCTCTTGCTGTGGTGCTTTAACACGTAGCCAGTCTGGTTTAAGCAAAGCTCTTTTAATAACAAACTAACTTTAGAAAGAATTTCCAGATTGACTTGATTTTTTAACGTCTTCTCAACTTGACAAGCAAAAATAAGCCTAAAACAAAGTATTCGATTTTCTAGTTAGAAGAAGTAAACAAAAAATTAATTAGAAAAATAACCTCTTGGCGTTAAAAATTTATTGTTTTTGATCACACTTTGACTATTACCAATAACCAAAATCGTAAGCATATCTACCCGATCAAATGGCAATGTTTCCAGAGTATGTATTTCTATACTTTCCTCTGGCCTCCCAAGCTGCCGAGCAATAGCAACAGGCGTACTTGGGTTGCGACATTCAAGTAATAAATCAACAGTCTTTTTTAACTGCCAATCACGTTTTATTGATTTCGGGTTAAATATTGCAAGAACAAAGTCACCTATAGCTGCACTTTTTATTCTTTTCTCAATTTGATTCCATGGAGTCAAAAGATCACTCAAAGAAATAGAACAAAAATCATGCATAAAAGGAGCTCCTAGTTTTGCAGCAGCCATTTGAAAAGAGCTAATACCTGGATGAACTTCAAATAAAGGTCTGGAATCAAGCCTTTCATTTAGCCAAAGATCAAGTGCCAATCCTGCCATGCCATAAATTCCACTGTCGCCAGAAGAAATAAGACCAACCTTTACTCCCTGTTTTGCAAGATCAAGAGCATGCTGACAACGATCTTTTTCAAAAGTTAATTTGGAATCAATTCGAACCTGATCATGACCTCGAATTGATTCCAAATAATTTAAGTAAGGACCATAACCGATCCAAACAGCACATCTAGTTAAAGCTT from the Prochlorococcus marinus str. NATL2A genome contains:
- the gltB gene encoding glutamate synthase large subunit, which gives rise to MHQRISRSNWPYCDSTYPDAFSGEKDSCGVGFIASVEGKQNHWVLTQALRGLSCMEHRGGCGGDSDSGDGAGILCEIPWSYFKQVWDKAKHCEPQASGIGMIFMPKDLKNRELAKKICEQEAESLGLTSKGWRDVPVHEEVLGKLARENEPFITQWIVDIKDKEINLEALLFRLRQRISNRANIELKEDELGLYICSLSSKTIVYKGMVRSEILAPFYNDLKDDRFEVSYAVYHRRFSTNTLPKWPLAQPMRLLGHNGEINTLLGNINWAKATETDISSVWKENANDLKPIVDNLYSDSANLDLNLELLVRSGRPITDSLLTLIPEAFRDQPELINKPEITAFYEYAAGTQEPWDGPALIVFTDGTNIGATLDRNGLRPARYCITKNGYVVMGSETGVVELEEDVIQEKGRLGPGQMLAVDLESKRILRNWDVKEESANRYPYLDWLKANRINLNNQSWEINNKFDKQKLLQYQIAFGFSAEDFDYIINSMAANAKEPTYCMGDDIPLAILSNKSHILYDYFKQRFAQVTNPPIDPLREKLVTSLEMNLGVRKAPLRPKEESARLIHLESPILNEKELNSIKNSELSCKQISTLIPINDDKIILEEGLKNLCKEAEDSVINGREILILSDRDINRENSYIPPLLAVGAVHHHLLRKGLRLKTSIIIDTAQCWSTHHIACLIGFGASAICPWLTWETTRHWWQLPKTQKLISDGKLSNLSIEIAQDNVKKAMEDGLRKILSKIGISVLASYHGAQIFEAIGIGADLIDLAFKGTTSRIAGLTLSELSIETISFHKKAFPELEQKKLDFNGFVQYRNSGEFHLNNPEMSKILHAAVKAGPEYDHFKTYQQLLENRPATTLRDLLTFKTATQPLPLDQIESVENICQRFCTGGMSLGALSREAHEVLAIAMNRIGGKSNSGEGGEDPARFNVLEDVDENNQSKTLPNLKGLLNGDTACSAIKQIASGRFGVTPEYLTSGKQLEIKVAQGAKPGEGGQLPGPKVDEYIARLRNSKPGVALISPPPHHDIYSIEDLAQLIHDLHQINPTAKVSVKLVAEIGIGTIAGGVAKANADVIQISGHDGGTGASPLSSIKHAGLPWELGLTEVHRSLLENGLRERVLLRADGGLKTGWDVVIAALLGAEEYGFGTVAMIAEGCIMARICHTNKCPVGVATQQEGLRKRFPGLPEHVVNFFIFVAEEVRQLMSQVGVAKVEDLIGRTDLLIPRNIDLTKTKKVDLSSLLKPIDNPTDRSWLSHEIEAHSNGEVLENALLKDKEVSNAIQTQGSITKEIPIVNTDRSVCARISGEIAKKYGNKGFNGNLNLIFKGSAGQSFGAFILKGMNISLIGEANDYVGKGINGGSITIVPEIINDTSNTQVILGNTCLYGATGGKLFALGIAGERFGVRNSGAHAVIEGAGDHCCEYMTGGVVVVLGKTGRNIGAGMTGGIAFILDKKNELDLRMNKEIVEVHPLTATNHEQFLNDLIYEYHQKTKSPLAQKILADWSSWKELFKAVVPPSEKSKLGIEEVLEKATI
- a CDS encoding YciI family protein, yielding MPIFIKTEKFKDKTLKLSNSERKKFLLMHKEWVKGITNSGHYIHSGYLINDKKMPGGGGLLIFEAKDFLTAKKIVENDPMIKYELVSWDLQEWISIDGSQPKFSNYLG
- the lipA gene encoding lipoyl synthase; the protein is MLKPDWLRVKAPQQERIGNVADLLVDLKLNTVCQEASCPNIGECFAGGTATFLIMGPACTRKCPYCDISFDNSKRLLDPSEPDRLGEAVYRMGLTHVVITSVNRDDLEDGGASQFLKCIKAVQSKSPFTSIEVLIPDLCGNWDALKVILDAAPNVLNHNIETVPRLYPRVRPQGKYERSLELLKRVREGWPRVYTKSGLMAGLGETDDEILSVLSDLHLNKVDIVTIGQYLSPGPKHLPVNRFVSPSQFDSYRVEGENKLGFLQVISSPLTRSSYHAGEVKKLMMSHPR